From the Pocillopora verrucosa isolate sample1 chromosome 11, ASM3666991v2, whole genome shotgun sequence genome, the window atcatttttgtttacttttgtatGTGGTTACCAGCAGGATTGAAGTCAGATCATGGGAGTTCAAGgttttttaaaccctttaatttcCATGATCTACAGAGTACTTCTCCCTTCTAATGCCCCtacatttccttataaactAGAAGAGAATATGGTCTTATATCAGGATAACACCAACTTACCAACAGGCTTAGTGTGTGTTTTTATAACCTGCTATAAAAGATCATATTGGAATTGTAGGGAAAAATTACCTGTAGATAAGTTCTGGGagtgaaaatgttaaaattgtttGGATCACCATAGCATTCCTTTAGtataagcaatttttttctcagtttcatGAATTGCACTTGAATgattaaaactgtttatttttacTTGTGTTTCAGATACTGTGCCATTTACATCATCCACACTGTTTCGGGTCCTCATCTTTGTCGTCTTAACACTCCAAGCTACTTGCTATTTCTCTTTGCTTCGCTACTCCAGGACAAGATCAAACAAAATGTACTTTACTTCTACAGCAGTCTTTCTCGCAGAAGTTGTGAAACTTTTCACAACGTTAGTGGTGATCTTTTTTCAGTGTGGAAATGTAAAAGTATTTACTTCATATCTCATTGACAACTTGTTTGTGGATCACAAGGCTATATTTCGTCTGTCTGTGCCATCTTTATTGTATGTTGTACAAAACAATCTTGTTTATATTGCAATGACACATTTGGAATCAACAACATTTCAGGTAATGTGGACAATtcttttttgctattttaaaagtctgtttttaaactttgcagATATATTGCCAAATTGGcagctttaaccctttcactcccaccagtgaccaatacagaatttctccttacaatatcaatacaatatcaagcaggcaggtgatgagaatagagaagaatatcaatcatgggattattagttgatccaataccaaattctctgaactaacatcataagaattgtatggcagatagtaaggagaattactaattggatcttgggagtgaaagggttaaatggtaTGGTAGAAGGTAATTGACATTTTTGAACTCTTCAACTCCTAGGAATTATCAACATGTcactagacaaaaaaaaaacatccttctctatttctttaccaagctcaaaactaaccatctctcttatttctatttCTACATTACGCTTTTGACTTtgttgatcctagcagtatgcagaaggtatgtcatatgaacttcatgATGGACCTcgctcaccatggagtctctgtggctcagtggtagagcatcggagcgcggaatccaaaggtttgaggttcaattcctcatggtgactcacaatttttctttctcccatgctcatgaaaatacaaaaaaaaaaatccttctctATGTTACTAGTCTCTCTATAATATCAATGCATTATCCAGCAGACAAgtatgagaatactcaaacttatctggtagaagttgttatcatgatctAACACCACATTCTACCAGCtaagtaaaaggaaatgtgtagcagctagaggagagaattaacaatgagatcttgagagttaaccctttcactcctaagatcttgTTGACAAGatctttggttttgtcttcaATTCTGCCGTAGCGCGAGTTTGTTCAAGGATATTTTACGTTTGCTAAACAgtgttttaaactcaaaacaaaaaacatgctctttctttaagctggttatgaatatgcaagttctcgggggctgtattgttttgatgaaacaaaaggcttcttttgtttcggcttcattcaatgaaagccgctacgaaattcaaggtttttttgcatacgttatttctcgaaaacgaagtgtaaaccagcgaaaaaaaaaaacaaaacagtgtaTATCAAGTAAAACTAagtccacatgccaaaattcaactacttctgaacactttcaaaaatggccgaaaaatcaagggatcgttcttgctctgagcctttcaattctccttactgtctgccatacaactcttatgatgttagttttgagaaggTAGTCacggtattggatcaactaataatcccctaattaatatttttctttattctcattacttgtctgcttgatattttattgatactgtaaggagaaattctgtcttggtcacccatgggagttagatggttaaagggttaaccctttcaaaGGCGTGATTTCAGCTCAAACTATACTTCGACCTCTTGGTTCaattacaattatttatggAATCTGATCTgtgttttcttcattctttctTTCAGATTACTAATCAGCTAAAAATCCTTACCACAGCTGTATTCTCCATTCTCCTACTCAACAAACAactcacaaaaataaaatggatttCACTTGTCCTCTTAGCTATTGGAGTAACAATGGTTCAGATTGACACCCACACATCAGTGGAAGCTGAAATGTCCACAAGTAGTTCTGTAAAGAGCCAACAATCAGCTTTTCTTGGATTTACTTCTGTTCTTGCAGCTTCTATGGTTTCTGGATTTGCCGGTGTTTACATGGAGAAAATcttcaaaactggaaaaagaaagcTGTTTTGGATCTCAAATGCACAACTGTACACTTTTGGAATCTTTCTAAGCTTTTTAGGAGTGGCGTACCAAGATGGAGTAGAAATAGCTAGAATGGGCTTCTTTCATGGGTATGACATTATTGTTTGTCTGGTGATCTTGTTTGCATCAGCTGGTGGAATTATTGTCTCTCTGATTTTGAAATATGCATCGTGTATAACAAAAGGATTTGCCACTTCTTGTGCCATAGTTCTTTCAAGTTTAGTCTCTGTGtatgtgttttattttattccagGTGTGTTGTTTATCTTGGGGGCtgtgtctgttgttgtttctgtATTGTTGTATAGCTGTTAGAAGCAGCTTgggatttgatttttttttaaatgatgacAGTGATGATGGTGTGGAAAAACAATGTAAATGGTCGatgtcagtatctgggcaactgcaACCCTACTCCCTCCTCCCTTATAACCCAAgaacagtcaactgataaaaaGTTAAGGTAAaattgggttaggggaggggtagttATCCAGTTAATCAGATTTTGACATTGATCCccaaataatttacaaataatattattaatataataataataatgaatagATCTTTTGTGGAGTGAATTCTACACTACTATTGTTGTAATTTTCAATGAGGAGTAGAGGCTGAATAACTTATAAAGTCAAAAGCACTTTATATCATACTTAGGAAATTTGtataatttgtaattttgtcaataGCATGTTCTTGCCTCATAATTCCATGTGTACACTGATGGCATGTGTCTGCAATGAAGTGTTATGGAGGGAGTTTCTCTGTCCAAAGTTAacacacatttttttaattaactatGCAATtgaaatgttatgaaacaatattgtttcatttgtcttCCATGTGTTCATCAAATTGCTGTGTGTAGCAATTGGGAAGTTTGGAGGGCACTTAACTGAGGAGCTGCAGTTACTCTCAACCGTGCTATGAGAAATGCTTTTACATCTTTTGTTATCTTCAAACTTCCCATGGGCTTCAAATCTGAGCCAAAGCAACAATTTTATGTCATAAGAATCATTATTGTTGATGTACTGGGAGGTACAGGATTTGGGCACCAAGGGTGAATTAATTACgtttttaaaatattggttTGTGAGGTTTGAAATACATtaacattaaagaaaattgtttggGTCTCAggaaaatgaatgttttttttttatctaagaCTGAATATTTTTTGAGTGAGAACTGTGActtcaataaaatgaaattcctatattttatggaaatttacaaaaattgcAATTGGGTGTAGATTAAAAATTCATGTTGTGTGTCAGTCAAAGTTTTCTATTTGCAGAAAATTCTCATATCACAGTGTGGCTGTTTATGATAGTAAATAGTAGCCAGCTGAAAGCATAAATTTATGTAATTTTGGGTAGGATATTTTTGGAAGGGGATTTAGTGGTTTAATTGTGTGTAGCTAAATTTTGATCTTTGACAATATTCTAATGGGTTGCAACTTGCTACAAAATGATGTGAAGTATTTTTATTAGTCATGTAAAAAAAGGGATTCAAAATCATTGTATCATGTATGGCAGGTGGGTTCTGATAGAGAGAATTACATAAAATATAGATTTTATGCAAAACAGCCTATTGGTTCTGTTTCACTCTAGTTtcacttgtaaatatttattgatACTCAGTGACTTTGTTTTGACAACTCATCCAGAAGAATGGAATAAAGTTTAATCAAACAAGTCCCTtatcctcccctccccctccagtTCCTGAAGCCTGAACTTGTCACAAAACCTCATTTACTTTTGCCCTTTTCACCGTAagatcagaatgcatattctccatactgttccccatacattccctaaggtgctgaagaggagaatttgtttcatgatccagagcttctctagttggtaCCATtctcttcattctcatgaccttaatgtgtgatttggggatgatattgtaaggagaacttagatactggtcacttgaaggagttaaagggttaaacctcaGAGATGGTGTGTTTGTGTATAGCATCAGTATATCAATACCAAGTAAAAACTATTCACggttaaacattttttatttgattgtatCAAAATTATCCAATATATGCCACAACAGAGATCAGTTGCTTAACCTAGTGGAGCTTTCTAGTGCCGACTGGCTCGTCCCAGGCCTTCCTGCACCGGTTTACAATCCATTGATGCTCTTTTTCATCTGTGAATTAAACAAAATGGTGCATGCGTGTTAAAAAGCATGAAGTACAGGGTGCATTTGTTCAAAGGTTTAAATAAAATGCCTTGTCCATCAGGTGaagtgattgattgattaagGCACTTGTACAACCTACCCGTGTTGCGTAAGAAAACAGAGTCGTAGTTTATCACCGTGCGTACCACAGGGTCATAAAATCCGTCTCCACAGTCATACATTCCTTTAGGTATGGTTTGGGGCGGATCCACATTGGTAAGCTGGGAACGACCTGGAAGCGTAAGAAATGagccaatcacaattttaaTTGGACGACTACGcctgtattttttaaaatccattATTACAACAATATTAACTACAACTATGGCAATGCGGACTTCAACGAAGAAAAAGGAGCTCGCAAACTGAATACATCCTTCCTATCATGGCAAGTGAGAAAGAGGAGTATCACGGAACAGAAAGGTTGAGGAAGTGGGATTGGAGAAATATATTACTATGACGTCAGACAGATGTCACTGGTGACGTAACCTTAACACCATACCTGCCGGTTTTAATCCATTCTCCAGCTCAGACTTGAAAACTCTGTTATTGTCACCGTCGCAGTAAGCCCAATTTTCGATTTCAAATCGCACATCATCCTGAAACTCGAAGAAACCCTgtgtagaaaaaaaaggtaaagtaAGGTCAAACGAGAACCTGTCAAAATgtagaaaatctttttttcacgCGCGACGCGCTAGATTTCACAAATTAcccaatcacgtcaaagaactccaactttgacattggaaaactgacatGGACTTTTTTCGCGTTTTTAGTTACTGCAATTGAcgagaagtaaaaaaaatgattcattgACATGGAATTTGTTTACCTCGACTGCCCTGCCCTTTTCGAATTTTCCAGTAAAATGTACTCCTTCACGAACCTTTAATTTTCCTTCGCCATGAAACCTGTGGATAATATCATCGAGTTAAGATAATAACTATAAGTCCACTAACTCATGCCTTGGCTCGATTTACGCCGCTCTTTTGCAATTGAATCCGCTCTCCTCTCTTCGGGAGGTACGCAGGCTCCTTTCGCGAGCAGCGGCTCACCATCAAGATCAAGCTTGACGCACACCTCATAGAGCAAagtgtcatttttgttgtcatgACAGCAGCTGCTtctgttattattaatatatatatttgttttgctttgatgatgatgatattgtaagagtgttaatgaaataaatggcGGCCAAGATATAGTGTTATAAAGGTCAGTCAAATATTGGTTTTGGACACCTGGGCCCAGTTatataaagggtggataacaccatccaacggataaatcgctatccagcggataagtgatagcagAACGTATAGCATTATCCACCGGATAGATTTATCCAGGGCGTTATCCGatcttcgaacaaccggggcctgaaGTCTAGAAATGCACACGCGCTATCAAAATAAATGTAGAAAATGGCTAGTTTATATGTAGAACCTACATTCCGTCGACTATTCCGCCATGATATTCACTTCCAAAGTGATTAGGAAACTTGTAAATAGCTTCTGGATCATCCATTCTATTGAAGAGTGCAAAAAGTTACAGCGAACAGCTGTATGTAGCCTGTAGGAGTCAGTTTTGCAATTCTTAATTCACGTTTGCAGTCTatttctgaaaaacaaatcCTACCTTCCATTGAGGCTGCAACCCTCGTAGTTTGTCCCCATACACTGCATTTTCCCAAGATTTtttagtaagaaaaagaaagggatGTGACAAATGAGTGCCTTctttttcagtgattttctCATCGAATTATAGCGTTGTGAtgtcattattatttaattaaataaaacttgattCCATGCGCGCGTTTAAGAAATGATGAGAAAATATACCCTCCACCTGTTACTAAATGCCTATCTAGGGAGGAGAGCGTCCTTTCTCTTCTGCGCACGTACTCCTACGTTCGCGCCGCGCTCTCATCGAAAGAACGCTTGATCGCCTTGGATAATTGCTAAGAACACCAGTCCTACGAATTTATCGATTGTGGCTCAAAAAAGAATTTAATCGCCCATTTTCCATGTTGTCATTATTGTAATTAAGAATCATCAGCGTGTAGCAGTCTCTTGGAAAATCAAATGACGATAAGTCTGGTTCTTTGACTAAGTTTGTTTTATGAATATCTGATTTCGCAGCTAGGGGATTTTTAATCAGTTCAACTTCAACTGCGAAACTTAAAAACGGACCTCATGGGTCGATATAAAATTAGCTTGCATCTTCAGAAGTACTAAAGAGTTTGCATTCATTTGCCTTTACTCGGAGGCCCTCTGAGCGATAGGAAAAGGAGAAACGTGTAAGCAAGGACACCCAAAGATGAGCTCAATTATTTTGTGCAGACTAATATTTGGTGCATATCTTTTCCCGTTAGTTGCACACGGTGAGTTGATAATACATTTTTAGTGAGTCTACAGTAGCTAAGGTTTTTAATTAACTCCAGtctgtaaaaagaaaaccttaTGGGGGAGAGTTTCTTCTAAAGATTAGCCGGtagttgataaaaaatttttacagattCGTATCACAATAAGAGAaggtaaaaattttgtttacagtaaAAACTACGTACCAAAGATTCAAAATAATGACAGCTGCATTTCAGTATAACCAATAACagtttaaaagaagaaaaaaagtcatttccTTCTTCTAACAGTTTCTTTCATTAGGAGATATCAATATCGCTCTCGTTATTTGTTCCTATGATATATGAGTAATAAATAAAGTTTGTAATAATTTTCAACTTTCCAAAAGAATTAAGTTTGTTTACGTAAGGAAAACAACTTCCTTTGCGAATTCGCCACCGCAAGTGATATTTCCTTATCAAGTTGTGGTTGAATTAAATGCGAGTGTTTTGCTAACCAGTATTGTCATTAAACATCGAAAAAGAATAGCTGAAATGCATTTACACTACGTACGAATTCTAAAGCCTATAAGTTTAAAGAAATCTTATTTAATCTTTGGTATTATTACGCTCAGCGAGAAGTTATTTGGCTCACGGTAACAAAAGGGAATGATTTAGCAGGAAGTTAGTTTAGACTGAGGCACCGCAGAGCTCCATCAGGAAAACAATTTCCAATCCacactttttttccttatgAATGATAAGAGACAGATAGACAGAAACGGTACAATGTCAAAAGCTGGATTGTATATTTATAGCATTGAACATTGTTTAACGAAATGGAGGTAACTTCGATGTTGCCTAGACAtattgcaaagaaaatatttttttaacaaaaaaacaccTTTTGTCAAGCATTTATGGAACGAGATTTGGCCATAAAGAATAGCAACGGCAGATGAAACGATCTAAAAATTACATATACGTACCCTTACTTAACGTAGGTATGCCCTAATCAGAATTGTTACCGATTAGGATTAATTTTTCAGAAGTCTTttcgagaatttgtttaagaagtTCTCTCAGctttatttcatttctaaacTGATTCGCTATCACACGATGAAAAGTTgtcttttaatttcttgtttgtttttttgtcttccgCTTTAATAAAAACTTGATACTGGCTTGAAATTCAAAGCTCTAAAGTGGAACCGCTGAACTGACTTATTTCTGGCAAAGGTTGAGTATGTTTCAAGAAAAATGGCGAGTCAGccatcaactgaaaaaaaaatcgatatgtCAAGATATCGTAACGAACgtaacatttttcttcatataTGCATCTGAAACATtaattaaactaaaaaaattccaGATATTTGGGAAAAGACGTAGATAACAcgctgtgtttttgtttttcatttccagGTTCCTCCCCGAATAAATGTTACGAATGCTTCACCCATACGTCATGGGAAGACTgctttaacaaaacaatttcaagaACTTGTGAACGGGGTGATTATATGTGTATAAAAGGCAAGATCtcattctcaaaaaattccAAGACAGAGCACATATTCTTCAAAACCTGCGCAAACGGGAATGAATGTATGACTTATGAGAAAGATGGAACCCAGGTCCCTACATGTCAGGATAAGAAGAGGCAGGGTTACTCAGTCGAGTGTTCGGTCACGTGCTGCGAAGATGACAAATGTAATGGTGCTGTGCAGGGACAAAGGGTCAGCGGTCTGTTGATGTTTGTTTCATGCGTACTAGCTGCTAAGAAGTTGATATGGTCATAGTTAATGATAATAACGTGTTATGTCACCAGAAAATACTAAGTTAGGTAACTGTAGATTGACAACGAAGGGGCGGGTCCAAGAATTAGTAATAGAGGAATCCAATTTTTGATCCAGAGCATACAAGAAAATTTCCACTTCGTAATCATAGAAAAGCTAAGATATATTGCGAGACAAGTAAATGTGAGATATTGTGTAGTAACGTAACATACGATCCTGTCGTAGTATGAATCTTAGTATTAGACAATCGGTAAAAAACCCACAGGTCTGATGGGAAGGATTGTTCGAATTCCCGGATCGACCCTCCTCCTGGACCCGTCATTTAAGTGCACCAAACAATTCAGATTTTGTGgcgtatttttttctattagaagtgtatattttttctttcacagcATGAAGAATACTCCATTCACACCAACAAATCATGTCTGGTTAAACCGGGTTTAactgaataaaaataagaaacagaaatgaaacactgaattttccataggtTTCAAGTCGTCactaacttttgtttttaatgtgcCTCAAGTAGCctatatgaaaaagaaaacgaatttaAATCGTGTTTAACAAAttaaacagctttaaaacatgttgaggCTTTGATGTGAAAGAGGTTGAAGTAACTCTTGGGCGAACTTCGAACTGAGTTTCCTTGCGTCTGAGAAAGAAGACTTTTCCTAATAAGTTGACgttttgtaatttttacatGCATCACTTTTCTTACGGTTGTACCTTAACATTAAGCAAAAATACGGTACGATCGAAGAATTCAAGCGTTTCATTTCTAGTTGGTGATCCTGTAGCGAGTTAAGAGAACAGACTTCCCAGAAAATTACTGATAGAAAGTTTATTACAAGTATGGCgattaaaacaacaacaacaataacaaccaAGGACCGAAGGTCATTATTTGATGGACAAAATAGATTATATTCTGTTTtatattttccagttttttatttccatttcataAAAGCTGGGCattgtaaacaaaaagacaCTCTACAGTTGGATTTGATCTAAGGGTATTCCTATTTGTGCATAGTGCTGATCTTTCTTTAagaatttcttttcactttGTTGTACTCATCACGTTTTGCAGGTTAATAAACTATACTGTCAATTTAGACAAACAGTCATAATTAATATAATCATCTTCTTGAGAATGCCTTGCATATCGTCGAAAGGGCCTGACTACGCATAGTGGACAGAGATGAAAAATATCTGCCCATGTCAGCAACTTTCGATCGAGAGCTCATGCTTGAAACTATGGCAACGATATACTAAAATAGcggaatttttccaaaattttaaaagcggCGCGGTTTTTCCATCGGTAAGACGCAAGTAGAGAGATTAAGCTTAAAACTTTCGCTACAGACTTTTCTTCAAGAGCGGCACAAAATATATTTAGCACAACATAACTGACATGCGCAGACGTTACTCATGATTAGCTCGGTCGTCATAGTGTAAACTATCACTTACGTCGGTTCTAAAAAGGTGGGGACACCTCCAAGGTTGTTTGAGCCCTCTTTCCGCTCGTTACATCCCAAGCCGAAGCTATTAAATCTGTTCCTCCGAAATAAATGCTGACTATAATATCTCTTTCCGAACCATTCCTCGTATCAGGGGAATGGATTACGATACTTCCAATTTCTTTCACGTCCTGGTCTGTAACGAAAATAACGTCGACGTCTGACCTCTGTGAGGCGTAAAAGGTGTatttaatttctgtttcattCGCATAGAGTGGACGATATCTTACAGAGATTTTCTCTCCGTGTCTGATGGTATCATTTTTCTTAACAATGCAATGAAACAGATCTCTGCATTTCGCTTTACCATCAGCAAAGAATGTCTTCTCTGGTGGATGCAGACCTCGAACGAAATTTCGTGAACAGTCGACACCATAACATGCACCAGTGATCCCTGATTCCCTCTTTGAATTCATTGCCTTAGCAACCATCATAGTACCCTTAACAATTGCAAGGGAGGCGTCACGATACGTCGTTACATCATGACGACCAGAAAACTCCCTCTTGAATTCTTCCTGGAGGTGAAGTGATTCAGCGTGTCCACCAACAAGAAATATCCTAACACCCTCTGAAAGCTGCGGTTTGCCGAGGAAAGCCTTCATTTCAGTTATTGCATCCTCTGCCACAGACTTCAAAAGAGTTTTCATGCATTCAGCGCTCAGACAAAGATACTGATCATCCACTATTCTAACCTCCCCCTTACTGTAATGTTTCATGGATGGAGAGAGAAAATCGTTCACGAAACTGACAAAACTACCTGGCAATTGAATCTTTGTCTCTTTGAATCGGAAAGTGCGCTTCTTTGCTTCAAAGTTCTGAAAGATTTGGTGTAAATCACTTGGGTACAGCTTCTGATAGTCTTGAACTTTTTGCTCCCCAAACGTCCTTTCTAAAAGCTCCAGGAACATTACTTCATGAACAGCGGTATTCGCAGGACGAGTCACCTTGTCGGTCTTAATGACTTTTCCTTCATCATGTTGCTCAAAGAGAGTCATTTCCAGGCCCCCTCCTGGTGAGAAATATCAATGTTATTCCCAATAACTTCTGTTTAAAGTTTTTAGACGCAAGTCAGAAGAGTCAGCCTCCCTTGtacaacaaatgaaaataagcccaataatttttcttgtgtatttttttcttgctctggTTGATTAGGAAAGgttctttttttcagtgggATAAATTTAGTCGCCtacccagacctttcacggccaagcggttgtaCAGTAACACGGtggatctgggtacgagattaggATGAATAAAGTCGGCACATAAATTTAGTTTGCCAGTGGAATGCCTTCTAATAAAAGCAGcaatgttaaatattttgcgtTGAGTTGCAGGTCGTTAAAAACCGATGTTACCAAATTCTGACAACTCAGAATATATTGAGATGAGTACCTCCAATATCAGCGATTAAAACGGGTGTGCTTAGCTCTGTCTTTACACAAAATTCCAGTGCTGCTTCAGCTTCACTGACAATCATCATCTGTCCTAAGTTACCACGTGAGCCAATACCAGCCTATGGGAGAGATGAATGGAGATTTTCATCATCAAAAGCCTGTGCAGCACAGGGTGTGCCTGATTTGTCTGTCTTGATTCGCACCGCATACGTTGTAGTATGGAATTTACTGGAAATATCCACGCGCGAATCGTCTACGGTGTATCTTCCGTCTATATCTTTCGATAGGttagaaaaattttaaggaTTCTTCACGGGAACATAAACTGAGCTCAATTTATATTCTCTCGGTTTCTTTTAATCAACGTCTAACATAAAATCGCAAAAAAACATCCCAGcagaaatataaataacataGAAGAGAAAAACTGTGTTCCCACAAAACACAAAGAGTTGCTAATCTGCAAATTGAAATATTCGCATAACTGTCTTGCCGCGCAATGATATGCGTTACCTCGTAAGCTGCTTCTCTCATGAACTGCTTAGATCTTCCCGTCCAAGATTGAGGTACAGTAAAAACCCAGtatattttttcatcatcaattTCATCTTCTCCAGCCTCTCGCCTTACACAGGCCACTGCTTCATCCTTGAAGAATTTGATACACTGTGCGAAAACTGTTATGGCTCTTATACTCTTTCCGTTTGCTGCTTTAAGGGTACAGTCGAAGTCTACGATCTACGAACAATTTAGAGATTACCTTATCATGGCAGACTAAAGCAACCTTTGTTTATACTTCTAATGCAGTTGATGACAAGTTTGTTAGATTCTGTTATAGCTGGCCGCCTAATCTAAATACGTTTCCAACAAGACCTCTATGCAAGTCACTTTTCAGATTTAGCTTGTGAATTAGAACTCTCGTTCCCAGAGTCCTCGTCTTTCTTTCGTAGTCTTGAGTGCGAACAAGTCGCTCTGGTAACGAGGATGGTAACAGAGGCGCTCTATTTATCTTAGCGCAAGTGATTCAGAACGGCATAACTGAACCGGGTAACGCGCGCGAAGATCAGAGGAGTCTGGAAACGAGAATAGTGTAAGAGACACTCTATTTATCTTGGCGCAAGTAACTCAAAACGGCATAACTGAACCGGGTAACGTGCACGAAGGTCAGAGGGCTCGGGAAACGAAAATGGTGTAAGAGGCGCTCTATTTGCCTTAGCGCACCGATTAAGAACGGCATTACTGAATGAGTTAACGCGCGCGAAGGTCGGAGGGAGCGTGTCTTGTCCCTCGGGCTCGCGTGTCTTGTCCCTGGCTCGCGTGTTACCCACGCTCCCTCCGTATAAGGAAAGGCGACTTAGTAGTCCCCTTTACTTACCTTATCACTATGCAAATCTCTCTTAAAAACCTCAAAAAACAACATGTCTTGTGTTTCGTGGGTGCTTTGAAAATATGCATTCCATTCCAACGCTTTGTACCCAAAGGCGTAGAATGAAAGGTCTGGTTTGAGAAGCAAGCATGTAGGGGTCTTGCTCGTTCGATGACCAAATTCATTCACCCAGTCACTGTTCACGAAAATCGCCGCGTCTTGACTTTGGTTCGTATGAAGTGTATAGGCAAAGCCACTGGAAACTGTTCCAAGATCAATTGCAAC encodes:
- the LOC131772861 gene encoding CMP-sialic acid transporter, which produces MSNRPVPGITTLSVNGKSNRKWEPTVVQQGFIPCHEKVSSSVQMPRKHAYEKDKDTVPFTSSTLFRVLIFVVLTLQATCYFSLLRYSRTRSNKMYFTSTAVFLAEVVKLFTTLVVIFFQCGNVKVFTSYLIDNLFVDHKAIFRLSVPSLLYVVQNNLVYIAMTHLESTTFQITNQLKILTTAVFSILLLNKQLTKIKWISLVLLAIGVTMVQIDTHTSVEAEMSTSSSVKSQQSAFLGFTSVLAASMVSGFAGVYMEKIFKTGKRKLFWISNAQLYTFGIFLSFLGVAYQDGVEIARMGFFHGYDIIVCLVILFASAGGIIVSLILKYASCITKGFATSCAIVLSSLVSVYVFYFIPGVLFILGAVSVVVSVLLYSC
- the LOC131772850 gene encoding MORN repeat-containing protein 5-like, whose translation is MQCMGTNYEGCSLNGRMDDPEAIYKFPNHFGSEYHGGIVDGMFHGEGKLKVREGVHFTGKFEKGRAVEGFFEFQDDVRFEIENWAYCDGDNNRVFKSELENGLKPAGRSQLTNVDPPQTIPKGMYDCGDGFYDPVVRTVINYDSVFLRNTDEKEHQWIVNRCRKAWDEPVGTRKLH
- the LOC131772865 gene encoding heat shock 70 kDa protein 12A-like isoform X2, whose amino-acid sequence is MIRIVDFDCTLKAANGKSIRAITVFAQCIKFFKDEAVACVRREAGEDEIDDEKIYWVFTVPQSWTGRSKQFMREAAYEAGIGSRGNLGQMMIVSEAEAALEFCVKTELSTPVLIADIGGGGLEMTLFEQHDEGKVIKTDKVTRPANTAVHEVMFLELLERTFGEQKVQDYQKLYPSDLHQIFQNFEAKKRTFRFKETKIQLPGSFVSFVNDFLSPSMKHYSKGEVRIVDDQYLCLSAECMKTLLKSVAEDAITEMKAFLGKPQLSEGVRIFLVGGHAESLHLQEEFKREFSGRHDVTTYRDASLAIVKGTMMVAKAMNSKRESGITGACYGVDCSRNFVRGLHPPEKTFFADGKAKCRDLFHCIVKKNDTIRHGEKISVRYRPLYANETEIKYTFYASQRSDVDVIFVTDQDVKEIGSIVIHSPDTRNGSERDIIVSIYFGGTDLIASAWDVTSGKRAQTTLEVSPPF
- the LOC131772865 gene encoding heat shock 70 kDa protein 12A-like isoform X1, yielding MAHFLTGIKEYFLGTKNQYVATVAIDLGTVSSGFAYTLHTNQSQDAAIFVNSDWVNEFGHRTSKTPTCLLLKPDLSFYAFGYKALEWNAYFQSTHETQDMLFFEVFKRDLHSDKIVDFDCTLKAANGKSIRAITVFAQCIKFFKDEAVACVRREAGEDEIDDEKIYWVFTVPQSWTGRSKQFMREAAYEAGIGSRGNLGQMMIVSEAEAALEFCVKTELSTPVLIADIGGGGLEMTLFEQHDEGKVIKTDKVTRPANTAVHEVMFLELLERTFGEQKVQDYQKLYPSDLHQIFQNFEAKKRTFRFKETKIQLPGSFVSFVNDFLSPSMKHYSKGEVRIVDDQYLCLSAECMKTLLKSVAEDAITEMKAFLGKPQLSEGVRIFLVGGHAESLHLQEEFKREFSGRHDVTTYRDASLAIVKGTMMVAKAMNSKRESGITGACYGVDCSRNFVRGLHPPEKTFFADGKAKCRDLFHCIVKKNDTIRHGEKISVRYRPLYANETEIKYTFYASQRSDVDVIFVTDQDVKEIGSIVIHSPDTRNGSERDIIVSIYFGGTDLIASAWDVTSGKRAQTTLEVSPPF